Below is a genomic region from Halobacterium sp. CBA1132.
CGGCTGGGTGGACGGCGTCGTGCCCGACGAGAAACTCGACGAACTCGGCATCGACCTCGGCCCCGGCACGGGCGTCTCGTCGAGCGGCGCAGCGTCCGCGGACGACTAGCGCTCCAATCGACGTTCCACGTTCTTTTGCTGTCCGACTTGCCGGCGTAGCGACGCCCGCTCGACAATCGGCAGGGGCCTGGCGGATTGAAAGGGCGAGGCGTCCAGGACGAAGGCCGGCGAAGTAAGCACTGCAGCGAACGGAGTGAGCGAAGGGCGCAGCGAGTGCGAGGCCGACCGAAGGGAGGCCTCGACGTTCTCGAACGGTGAGCGTAGCGAGCCGTGAGAGCCGCCCGAGTCGTGGACGCCGAGGGCTTTCAGGTGTATGAGAAGACAACGAATGCCCGACGTGCTCCGACACCTAGACCCGAAACCCGTTTTTCCGCGCGCGCCCTACGACGCTGCAGTGACTGACATCTCCAAGGAGGCGTTCCACGACGCGCTCGAAGCCGTGGGTCGCCCGGTCGCGACCGCCGCGCAGGTCGCCCGAGAACTGGACTGCACGCAGGCGGAGGCCGCCGACGCGCTCGCGGAACTCGCGGAGACGGGGGACGTGGAGCGCGCGGACGTGGAGAACGACCCCGTGGTGTGGTATCCTCGGGACTGGCTGGAACTCACGGACCGCGAGCGCGTCGTGCCGTTTCCGGACCGCCGGGAGATAGTCGTCGACCAGCCCGAGCAGTTCACGCGCGCCCAGTTGTCGCGGTTCGCGCACCTCGCTGACACCACCCGTACAGGGAGCTACCGGTACGTCGTCCGCGAGGAGGACGTGTGGGCGGCGCCGTTCGAGAGTCTGGACGACTTGCTGGCGGCGATGGACCGCGTGCTCCCGCGGGACTGCCCCGGATTGAAGGACTGGGTCGAAGAGCAGTGGACGCGCGCGACGCGCTTCCGGCTCGTGACGCACGAGGACGGCTACGTCGTCCTCGAAGCGAAGACCGAGAGCCTGCTGGGGAACGTCGCCGACCAGCACCTCGCCGACGACGTGATTCGCGCGCCCATCTCGGACACGGAGGCGTGGGTCGCCGAGAACAAGGTCGCGGAGTTGAAGCGCACGCTCTACGAGGCCGGCTACCCCGTGCAGGACGAGCGCGACCTCGAATCCGGCGAGCCGCTGGACGTCGACCTCCACCTCGAACTCCGGGACTACCAGCAGGACTGGGTGGACCGCTTCGTCGACGCGAGTTCGGGCGTGCTCGTCGGGCCGCCGGGGTCGGGGAAGACGGTCGCCGCGATGGGCGTGCTGGAAGCCGTCGGCGGCGAGACGCTGATTCTGGTGCCGAGCCGCGAACTCGCGGCGCAGTGGCGCGAGGAACTACTCGCACACACCAGCCTCGAACCCGACCAAATCGGAGAGTACCACGGCGGCAGCAAGCAAGTCCGGCCGGTCACTATCGCGACCTACCAGACGGCGGGGATGGACCGCCACCGCCACGTCTTCGACGACCGCGAGTGGGGGCTGGTCGTCTACGACGAAGTCCATCACATCCCAGCGGAGGTGGCGCGCCGGTCGGCGGACCTCCAGAGCAAGCACCGCCTCGGCCTCACCGCGACGCCCGTCCGCGAGGACGACAAAGAGGAGGACATCTACACGCTCGTCGGGCCGCCCATCGGCACCGACTGGGACGCCCTCTTCGACGCGGGCTACGTCGCAGAGCCGACGGTGGAGATCCGGTACGTGCCGTGGCGCGACGAGGACGCCCGCTACGAGTACGCCGCCGAGAGCGGGCACACGCGCCGCCGCCTCGCCGCCGAGAACCCCGCGAAAGACGACGAAGTCCGCCACCTCCTCGACCAGCACGGCGACAAGCAGGCGCTCGTGTTCGTGGACTACCTCGAACAGGGCGAACGGCTCGCCGACGCAATCGACGCGCCGTTCGTCAACGGCGAGACCCGCCACGCCGAACGCGAGGCGCTGTTCGACCGCTTCCGCACGGGCGCGCTGGACACGCTCGTCGTCTCCCGCATCGGCGACGAGGGCATCGACCTGCCGGACGCCGAACTCGCCGTCGTCGCGTCGGGACTCGGTGGGAGTCGACGGCAGGGCGCTCAGCGCGCCGGCCGTACGATGCGGCCGGGTGGCCAGTCGCTGTTGTTCGTGCTGGCGACGCGCGGCACCGAGGAGGAGGACGACGCCCGCAGCAGGATGCGCCACCTCGCCGCGAAGGGCGTTCGCGTCACGGAGTCCGGCAGCGAACAAGCCTGAGTGGGCTGCCCCAACCACGGTCGTTAAGCCGCCGGCAGGCGCACTGCCGACGATGACCGAGTTCCCGTTCGCGACCACCGTCGATGTGCGCTACCAGGACCACGACACGCTCGGACACGTCAACAACGCCGTCTACGTGACGTACATGGAGGAAGCCCGCGTGGCGTACCTCTCGGAGTACGCCGGCCTCGCGATGGACGACATCTCGATGGTTGTCGCGCACCTCGACGTGGACTTCCGGCGGACCGTCGAGTACGCCGACAGCGTGGAGGTCGCTATCGGCGTCACGGACGTCGGCGGGTCGAGTTTCACGATGGCCTACGAGGTCCGCGACGGCGATACGGTGGCCGTCGAGGGCGAGTCGGTGCAGGTCACTCTCAACCCCGAAACCGGGGAGAGCCAGCCGGTCCCGGACGAGTGGCGGGAGTCCTTCGAACCCGTGGACGGCTGACTACGCCGGCCCGGTCTCGGGGAACGCGCGCAGTCGGTCGAGAATCGTGTCGACGAGGTCCGTGTCGAACGCCCAGAAGCCGTGGAATTGGCCGTCCTCGCGCTCCTCCGCGAGAAGCGCGCGCTTGTCCTCGTCGCGGTCGGCGTCCAAGACGACGAACCACGTGTCCGTGATTTCGTCGTCCTCGTAGGCGTGAATCGCGTGGGCGTCGGTCGGCACGTCCCAGTTCGGCCGCCCGTAGATGTGCGTCTCCACGCCCGCGGCCGCGAGCCGTTCGTAGAGGCGGTACTGCGGCCGCAGGTTCGACAGCCGCTGGAAGCCCGCGTGCAGCGTCCCGCCGAGCTGGTGGGCGCTGGACTCGATTTCGCGGGACGCGACCACCATCCGGTCGCGGCCGTAGTCCGTGAATATCGACTGGTCGATGTGGCGGAACAACTCCGGGTACTCGATCTCCTCCGGGGCGGAGACGTCGATGAGCGGTGAGTCCGGTCGAACCACTCGGTACAACGACTGCAGCGACGACGACGCGAGGAACTTGCTGTCGTCGTGGAGCACGACAAAATTCCGCGGGATGCCGTCGTCGGTGGCGGCGCGCCGCAGGTTCACCGACTGCACGTCGAAGTACGACTGGATGTCCGAGAGCACGCCGCGGGGCACGTCGACGTTGTACAGCGTCAGCGTGAGCGCGCGCTCGTCGACGCCGTCGATGATGTCCGGCAACGGGGGTGCGTCGTCAGCCATCACTACGTACAGGTGTCGTGTCGCGCGCACCCTATAAATCCGCGTGGCGGGGACACCCGCCGAGAACTACTCGCGGCGTGCGAGCAGCGCTGCACCGAGCGCGGCGACGACGGCCGCGCCGAGGCCGAATCCGGGCGAGGTGCCGCCGGATTCGCCGCCAGTCGTCGCTGCGGTCGTCTCAGCCGCGGTCGTCGCGGGCGCCGTGGTCGTCGCCGCCGTCGTCTGCTGGATGACGTTCGCGTCGACCTCCGCGTTCACCACGGAGGACTCGAAGTACGGTCGATCGGTGCCGTCGACGCTGTACTGGCCGTACACTTCGACGTCGCCGGACGCCGCCAGCGACTGCAGGTCGCTGTCCGCGAACGTGACCGTGACCGTCCCGTCCGCGACGGACGCGCCGGACGCGTTCACGCGCTCGTTCGCCGCGTTCAGCGCGTAGAAGCTCTCGCTGTCGACGGACGTGGCGTTCTCGGCGGTCGGCTTCTCGAAGGACACCGAGGCGTCGCCCTCGCCGTCGAGTTCGACGCTGCCCGCGTCGGTCTCGTAGTCGATGCGGCGAATGCGGTTCTCACCGTCGGGCGAGACGGTTCCCTGCTCGTCCACGTAGTTGTAGACGACCTCGCCGTACATCGTGTAGTCGACGTTCGTGCGGGTCGCGTTCGCGAGCGGGGAGCCGTCCCAGCCCGCCATGTAGGAGTTCACCGTGACCGTGTACGTCTCGTCCTGTTCGAGGGGCTCGCCGTTCACGTACGCGGACCGAATCTGGTCGTCCGTTCGCTCGTGGCCGAGCCACTCGTAGGTGACGCCGCTCACCTGGAGTTGGGCCTCGGCGTCGTACTGCTGGCCGGTCTCGCTCTCGGCGGTGACGACCTGACTCTGGAGCACCTGCTCCAGTTGCGCGCCGGTCAACTCCATCGTCACGAGGTGGTTGTTGAACGGCAGCACGCTGAACACGTCGCCAGCGGTGAGGTTCCCGGGGCCGTACTGGCCGTTCGAGCGGATGCCGCCCGCGTTCGTGATGGCGACGTCCGCGCCGGACTTCCAGCGGAACGCGTCAGTGATGAGATTCCCGAAGTTCGTCTCGTCGTGGTAGTTCGAGGAGAACCGCGCGTCCAGTTGCACCTCGGTCTCACCGGCGACCCGCGAGAGCTGTTCGCCGCGGGCTTCCTCGATGATCTGCGAGACGTTCTCGTCGTGGGTGACGTTCTCCGTCGTCGGAATCAGGCGGCCGTTCCAGTCGGTTACCTCGCCGTCCTGCACGGTGAGGTTGAGTTCGCCGAGGTACGCCGCGCGCCCCGCGGCCTCGCTGATGACGACGCCGTCAGTCTCCTGTGGCGGGTACTTGATTTCGTCGTCACCGACCAACACCACGTCGACGTTGTCGGTGCTGTTCGCGAACTCCTCGGCGACGGGGACGCCGAAGTGTCCGAGCGCCACGACCACGTCGGCGTTCTCCTCCTGTTTCAGTTCCGTCGCGTGCTCCGAGCCGACCTCGGCGTAGTCCTGAAGCTCGTAGCCCTGTTTGGCGAAGTCCACCGCCGTCTTGGACTTGATTTTCTGGTCGACGAGGCCAACAACGCCGACGCGGACGCCGTTCTTCTCGACGACCGTGTACGGCTCGGTGCCGGGGACCGGCTCGCCAGTCTCGGCGTCGACAACGTTCGCGAGCAGCCACGGGAACTCCGAGGCGTCCGAGAAGTTCCCGACGGCCTCGAAGCCGTAGTCGAGGTCGTGGTTCCCGATGACCTCCGCGGCCGGGTCGAGTTCGTTCAGCACGTCGACGGGCGTGCGCCACTTGGAGATGGGCGACAGGGAGTTGGGGCTCACCTGGTCGCCAGCGCCGAGCAGCACCGTCGGGTTGTCGTGGGCGGCGCGACGCTGCTCGACGAGCGTCGCGAGTTGCGGCACCGTGCCGTTCTGTGCAATCGCCGTCTGGATGTCGTTGTACGACAGAATCGTGACCGTGGTGCCGTTGTCCTGGGTCGCGTTCGCTTCGGCGTCGACGCTCCCGACTGCGGGCGCGTCGACTGCCGGCGACGAAGCGTCCGCCGGGGCCGCTGCGGCCGGCGCGGCCGCCGCTGCCACCAGCAGGACACAGACCACGAGCGCGGAGTGTACGCTTCGCATGCACGTCAGCCATCCGAAACCACCCACAAAAAATTACTCGTTCGTGGTCAAATCACGCGAAGGCGCTCGGAATCTAGGGAGAACTATGCACGTCTATGGATGTCAGGTGGTTCTGCCCGTCGTCGTGACCGCGATGCCCGCGAGCACGACGACGCCGCCCACGACAGTGAACGCGCCCGGCACCTGTCCGAAGACAGCGAGCGCGAGCAGCGTGCTCCCGACCGGCTCACCCAGCAGGGAGACGCTGACGACGCTCGATTCGACGTACTTCAGCGCCCAGTTGACGACCGTGTGACCGAGCAGTCCTGGGCCGACTGCCATCCCAATGAACAGCACCCACTCGTGGGCCGGGTACGCCACGAGCGGCAGTCCGAGCGCGACCGCGACGGCGAACAACACGACCGTACAGACGCCGTAGACGGCGAACACGTACGGCGCCAGCGAGAGTCGCTGACGCACCGACCGCCCAGCGAGCACGTACCCGGCGCCGGCGACTGCACCGACGACCGCGAGCGCGTTCCCCAGTCCCGGGGCCGCACCGACCGCTGTGCCACCGAGGAAGTCACCCGCCGACAGCAGCACGGACCCCGCGATGGCGACGAGGATGCCGCCGGCGACGCGCGCGCCGACGCGCTCGTCCAACAGCAGCCACGCACCCACCGCGACGAACGCCGGTTGCGTCTGCACGAGCGTCGTCGACGCTGCGATGCTCGTGAACTCGATGGACGCGAACCACGACGCGAAGTGGACCGCCAACAGTACGCCCGCTGCGCTCACGACCAGCCAGTCCGCACCGGGGATGTCAGCGAACTCGCGGCGGCGTCGGAACGCGAACGGCGCGACGAACGCGGTCGTGAACAACACCCGATAGCCCGCCTTCAAGACGCGCGGCGCGTCGCTGAGCTCCACGAGGATAGCGCTTGTGCTCACCGCAGCGACAGCGACCGCGACGGCGGCCATCGGCGGTACGACGGGGTCGTCGGCGCTCACGGCTGCACGTTGCCGGCCGCGCGAAAAGGAATTACGCTCGCGGTCCGCCGCGAGTCGCGCCCGCAGCGCGGACTCGCCGAGAGTGCTACGACCCGTCGAGGATGTCGCGAGTACGCCGATGACGGTACCAGAACATCGGCGCGAGTCCGAACACCGCGAGTTCGTCGCCGACGCCGCCGACCGGCGCGCTGTACTCGACGTGGTCGCGAATCAGCGTCTCGTCGCCGTCCGCGTAGAACAGGTGCGTGTGCTCCCACTCCGGGAACGGCCCCTCCTCCATCACGTCCACGAAGTACGCGGTGTCCTCGTCCTCCTCGCGGGCGGTGATGTGCGAGACCCACGTCTGCCGCGGCCCGACGCCGAACGGCCGCACGGACGCGTGAATCCGCGTTCCCGCCGTCAAGACGTGCGTCTCGGGTCCGTCACCCGGATGCTCGATTTCCTCCACGCGGAGGTTCATCCAACCCGGCGTCAACGACCGCAGTCCGTCGATGGTGGAGTGGAACGCCCACACGTCGGCAAGCGGCGCGCGAACCCGCAACTCCCGCTCGAAGGTCGCCATACACGCTATTGGCGGGGCGCCGGCAAAACTCCAGCGGCGGTCACGTCGACTGCGGTTACTTGAGTCGCTCCTGCAGGAACGAGGGGTGGGCGGCGGTGACGCCGTCGATACCGAGAATCTCGTCGCTGATGACGTCGCCGAGCGCGTCGCCGTCGGCGGCCCGGACTTCAGCCATCAGCATGTGGTCGCCGCTGGACGTGTACAGCGCGTGGACCGCGTCCAACGCCTTCAGGTCACGCGTCGCCTCCACGTACCGCTCGGAGGCCACGTCGATGCCCACGAGCGCGATGGACTGCCCCGAGAGCTTCTTCGGGTCGACGTCCGCCGAGTAGCCGACGATGACGCCTTCGTCTTCGAGTTTGTCGATGTACTTCCGGACCGTCGGCTTCGAGACGTCCGCGCGAGCGGCGATGTCGGCGTACGACGCCTGCGCGTCCTCCTCGAGCGCGGCGAGAATTCGGTCTTCCGTCGATTCGGTACTCACACCCCACGGTTTGGTGGCTGTGAAAAAATATCTTCCGAATGAGAAAGTCGCGTCGGGGCCGCGAGAAGCGTCGTGGTCGCTCGCCGAAGCCGGCGGCTACTCGGACGTGTGGCGCGTGAAAGAAAATCGAGACCGATCCACAGGGGAACGCTACCTGATTCAAAGAGAGAGTTCCCGGCGTTTGGGGCGGGCGTAAATCCGATACTCCTTCACAATCTACGTTCGATGATTATTCTGGAGTATCTTCTCTGACTTTCTTCTCGCCTTCGAGGAGCAACCCTTTCCAGGTCAACCCACGGTGCTTTTTTAGTTCCTTTAGCCGTTCATACTGTTCCTCGTCATCGAACTCGATTCGGACTTCGACCATATAGTAACACACAAGCCACACATTTATGTGCATTCCGATATAACCAGTAGTCGATGAAGCGGACCAACACGTTCGATGTGATTCCCCAGTCCGATGAGGACGAGGAGTTGCTTCGACACCTGTTGGACGCTTCTGCCGCTCTCTGGAACGAAATCAACTACGAACGCCGCGAACACTACGCTGACCCAGACGGCGACGTGTGGGACATCAGCGAGTACCGTGGGCGCTATGGCGGGACGGTCGGTGCTTCGACAGTTCAACAAATCGAACGTAAGAACCGCGAAGCA
It encodes:
- a CDS encoding DEAD/DEAH box helicase — protein: MTDISKEAFHDALEAVGRPVATAAQVARELDCTQAEAADALAELAETGDVERADVENDPVVWYPRDWLELTDRERVVPFPDRREIVVDQPEQFTRAQLSRFAHLADTTRTGSYRYVVREEDVWAAPFESLDDLLAAMDRVLPRDCPGLKDWVEEQWTRATRFRLVTHEDGYVVLEAKTESLLGNVADQHLADDVIRAPISDTEAWVAENKVAELKRTLYEAGYPVQDERDLESGEPLDVDLHLELRDYQQDWVDRFVDASSGVLVGPPGSGKTVAAMGVLEAVGGETLILVPSRELAAQWREELLAHTSLEPDQIGEYHGGSKQVRPVTIATYQTAGMDRHRHVFDDREWGLVVYDEVHHIPAEVARRSADLQSKHRLGLTATPVREDDKEEDIYTLVGPPIGTDWDALFDAGYVAEPTVEIRYVPWRDEDARYEYAAESGHTRRRLAAENPAKDDEVRHLLDQHGDKQALVFVDYLEQGERLADAIDAPFVNGETRHAEREALFDRFRTGALDTLVVSRIGDEGIDLPDAELAVVASGLGGSRRQGAQRAGRTMRPGGQSLLFVLATRGTEEEDDARSRMRHLAAKGVRVTESGSEQA
- a CDS encoding thioesterase family protein; translation: MTEFPFATTVDVRYQDHDTLGHVNNAVYVTYMEEARVAYLSEYAGLAMDDISMVVAHLDVDFRRTVEYADSVEVAIGVTDVGGSSFTMAYEVRDGDTVAVEGESVQVTLNPETGESQPVPDEWRESFEPVDG
- a CDS encoding DICT sensory domain-containing protein codes for the protein MADDAPPLPDIIDGVDERALTLTLYNVDVPRGVLSDIQSYFDVQSVNLRRAATDDGIPRNFVVLHDDSKFLASSSLQSLYRVVRPDSPLIDVSAPEEIEYPELFRHIDQSIFTDYGRDRMVVASREIESSAHQLGGTLHAGFQRLSNLRPQYRLYERLAAAGVETHIYGRPNWDVPTDAHAIHAYEDDEITDTWFVVLDADRDEDKRALLAEEREDGQFHGFWAFDTDLVDTILDRLRAFPETGPA
- a CDS encoding bifunctional UDP-sugar hydrolase/5'-nucleotidase gives rise to the protein MRSVHSALVVCVLLVAAAAAPAAAAPADASSPAVDAPAVGSVDAEANATQDNGTTVTILSYNDIQTAIAQNGTVPQLATLVEQRRAAHDNPTVLLGAGDQVSPNSLSPISKWRTPVDVLNELDPAAEVIGNHDLDYGFEAVGNFSDASEFPWLLANVVDAETGEPVPGTEPYTVVEKNGVRVGVVGLVDQKIKSKTAVDFAKQGYELQDYAEVGSEHATELKQEENADVVVALGHFGVPVAEEFANSTDNVDVVLVGDDEIKYPPQETDGVVISEAAGRAAYLGELNLTVQDGEVTDWNGRLIPTTENVTHDENVSQIIEEARGEQLSRVAGETEVQLDARFSSNYHDETNFGNLITDAFRWKSGADVAITNAGGIRSNGQYGPGNLTAGDVFSVLPFNNHLVTMELTGAQLEQVLQSQVVTAESETGQQYDAEAQLQVSGVTYEWLGHERTDDQIRSAYVNGEPLEQDETYTVTVNSYMAGWDGSPLANATRTNVDYTMYGEVVYNYVDEQGTVSPDGENRIRRIDYETDAGSVELDGEGDASVSFEKPTAENATSVDSESFYALNAANERVNASGASVADGTVTVTFADSDLQSLAASGDVEVYGQYSVDGTDRPYFESSVVNAEVDANVIQQTTAATTTAPATTAAETTAATTGGESGGTSPGFGLGAAVVAALGAALLARRE
- a CDS encoding DMT family transporter; translated protein: MAAVAVAVAAVSTSAILVELSDAPRVLKAGYRVLFTTAFVAPFAFRRRREFADIPGADWLVVSAAGVLLAVHFASWFASIEFTSIAASTTLVQTQPAFVAVGAWLLLDERVGARVAGGILVAIAGSVLLSAGDFLGGTAVGAAPGLGNALAVVGAVAGAGYVLAGRSVRQRLSLAPYVFAVYGVCTVVLFAVAVALGLPLVAYPAHEWVLFIGMAVGPGLLGHTVVNWALKYVESSVVSVSLLGEPVGSTLLALAVFGQVPGAFTVVGGVVVLAGIAVTTTGRTT
- a CDS encoding SRPBCC family protein encodes the protein MATFERELRVRAPLADVWAFHSTIDGLRSLTPGWMNLRVEEIEHPGDGPETHVLTAGTRIHASVRPFGVGPRQTWVSHITAREEDEDTAYFVDVMEEGPFPEWEHTHLFYADGDETLIRDHVEYSAPVGGVGDELAVFGLAPMFWYRHRRTRDILDGS
- the lrpA1 gene encoding HTH-type transcriptional regulator LrpA1, which gives rise to MSTESTEDRILAALEEDAQASYADIAARADVSKPTVRKYIDKLEDEGVIVGYSADVDPKKLSGQSIALVGIDVASERYVEATRDLKALDAVHALYTSSGDHMLMAEVRAADGDALGDVISDEILGIDGVTAAHPSFLQERLK